gcgacccgaaaaaatcgtcattgacggcgccgtctacttaggtcccgtcacgtggtcataagtctttaaaacaacgtttgaccaaaagatatgtcgcattcatttcaaatgtaaagattgttcaaagtttacaagaatagttccaccacaagttacgttacaaagttataagtacaaatgaaacttatgcgacacaatttaaaagtagccaaaagacgctccatgtatgcataaatactcgacatccaatgcaggtatcaaaataatgagcggaagcatgtatcatgtatcgttcaaggacctgagaaaaacatagaaatctgtcaacgaaaacgttggtgaaatcataggtttgagtaagtaagtacaagtgaaccacaagatttgcaacaacgagataatagtaatacattccaaaagtttgtttcacgagcacccaattatcaatgcttaacattccttccattgaaccccatcacttagtgctagaacatatactgtttctcgaaaatatatttcattcgtaaacggtagcgaaccgtttgaatgagggtttgtcaaacctatatggatccatacaacataagttctcgcttacacccggcaagtgtaactaatgataatcgaattgaggattttgttctaaactcgtatgtagaatgtttgttttcctgtacttgtgttcacttagtaaaagaaatgtttatgttttctcatcccaaatgtaagttcaaaaagagtaaaagtgggactatgatctcaccttgagtgcacgagtagtaaagtacttcaacaagtaaacgtgtgcaaggaacaatgctagtcttgacctaaacaaataggtcgtatcaacaacggtaaacacaaaaggtcaaagatgttcaattagtcctatggctcgttacgactcgattacgtagcatgtgaatcaatttgtcaagtttcatacaagatacaagtatagaaacaagttaggaatgttgcataatcatttggttaagtttgacaaaaagtcaaactttggtcggtcaaagtcaacgaaaaagtcaacacgttcgggtcgggtcccgaactatttttctgaggtttttaatcatatatgagcatgttagaacaagttacatgtgaatcggaggtccatagcatagcaaactttttccgtaaaatgaccaacgaggacagtagcctgccagtgcatctggacggcgtccagattttctggacggcgtccagttttgaaggctgggacggcgtccagctttgaatactgggacggcgtccaagtatctggaaggcgtccaggttggatttcaagtctgatgcagaactcctaagtgcacgaaccaaaaaccaaataaacacaatttatgatccgcaaacaatcaagtcaagtattttataccgttgggaaggtaatttgacgaagaaaacgactagacacatttcaacaagtaatttaacacctacaacaacccaaaaccgcattaaacgttcataatcaaaggttcaagttctaaaacgcatttcatgattcgggtaaccaatttacatgtatgatatgctgtttcgaaggtaatcaaacacacgttgcaacaaaacacttatcaacaatatttcatagcatttgatacatccaaagttcatataaagcttatcaaaccctaaccaacatctcaaaaccaataatcatgttaatgtaaggttttcatgtcaatcaacacaccaaaacgaagttaatgaagtaactaacactttgaacacacaaccattaacatctaaacacattttatcattcaaaatcaaaggttaaactaacccatttcaagtgttcatgctagttacaccaaataacaagatcgagcctacaaattatatacacgacatcacaacgagccatagacactaactaacaccatttcaagtcaaaaacacgaatttagagaaatctagagttttagaaatgttacccaaacgagatgaagttggtaccaaaatgaagaggatgaagagaggatcacgaatatgtaatttattttgttgtaagcctcctagatcgaatttagatgatgattgaatgaatttggtaattgtgtgtgtgttcttgctagagagaaagagagagattgagatggttgaatggtggtgattggggtggactagttgacctagtcaactagtttaccccgtgtcaattttagtccctcaagtttgaatcgggtgcgtgaattacctaatcgagataatttaaaacgcgtattaacgaaagatgttataaatatataacggactttaaaatagttaaacggaaagtaaccagaaaaaggcgggatgttacatatttttctcatttccagtaggtttatacaaggaacttgaggtagtaatgatgttcataacatcattcgattcatacatataaagctatcttattcgaaggtttaaacttgtaatcactagaacatagtttagttaattctaaacttgttcgcaaataaaagttaatccttctaacttgacttttaaaatcaactaaacacatgttctatatctgtatgatatgctaacttaatgatttaaaacctggaaacacgatgaacaccataaaatcggatatacgccgtcgtagtaacaccgcgggctgttttgggttagttaattaaaaactatgataaactttgatttaaaagttgttattctgggaaaataatttttattatgaacatgaaactatatccaaaaattatggttaaactcaaagtggaagtatgttttctaaaatggtcatctagacgtcgttctttcgactgaaatgactacctttacaaaaatgacttgtaacttatttttccgactataaacctatactttttctgtttagattcataaaatagagttcaatatgaaaccatagcaatttgattcactcaaaacggatttaaaatgaagaagttatgggtaaaacaagattggataatttttctcattttagctacgtgaaaattggtaacaaatctattccaaccataacttaatcaacttgtattgtatattatgtaatcttgagataccatagacacgtatacaatgtttcgacctatcatgtcgacacatctatatatatttcggaacaaccatagacactctatatgtgaatgttggagttagctatacagggttgaggttgattccaaaatatatatagtttgagttgtgatcaatactgagatacgtatacactgggtcgtggattgattcaagataatatttatcgatttatttctgtacatctaactgtggacaactagttgtaggttactaacgaggacagctgacttaataaacttaaaatatcaaaatatattaaaagtattgtaaatatattttgaacatactttgatatatatgtatatattgttataggttcgtgaatcaaccagtggccaagtcttacttcccgacgaagtaaaaatctgtgaaagtgagttatagtcccacttttaaaatctaatatttttgggatgagaatacatgtaggttttataaatgatttacaaaatagacacaagtacgtgaaactacattatatggttgaattatcaaaatcgaatatgcccctttttattaagtctggtaatctaagaattagagaacagacaccctaattgacgcgaatcctaaagatagatctattgggcctaacaaaccctatccaaagtaccggatgctttagtacttcgaaatttatatcatatccgaagggtgtcccggaatgatggggatattcttatatatgcatcttgttaatgtcgattaccaggtgttcaccatatgaatgatttttatctctatgtatgggatgtgtattgaaatatgaaatcttgtggtctattgttacgatttgatatatataggttaaacctataactcaccaacatttttgttgacgtttaaagcatgtttattctcaggtgaatactaagagcttccgctgttgcatactaaaataaggacaagatttggagtccatgtttgtatgatattgtataaaaagtgcattcaagaaactgatttcgatgtaacatatttgtattgtaaaccattatgtaatggtcgtgtgtaaacaggatattttagattatcattatttgataatctacgtaaagctttttaaacctttatttatgaaataaaggttatggtttgttttaaaaatgaatgcagtctttgaaaaacgtctcatacagaggtcaaaacctcgcaatgaaatcaattaatatggaacgtttttaatcaataagaacgggacatttcattgtgcgATGTTGATTTTTATCACGATTGATTCTTAGATCGTTGAATTGTAGCCATAATTGTTTGTACTTAATCGAGTTCGTTTTAGTTATCGAGTTATAAGGTCTTTTAGAAAATGAGTTGTTAAGACGTGGAGTCGTGTTTGTTGTAATTAATAGCTTCTTGCTAgtcttattattatttatgaatttattgtctttcaaaaaaataaaaatttgtcttTAATCATCTTTAATGACTTATGTTTTTAGATATATGTTTTTATATTGTTTTTTAATCAGAATATTTTGTTAATATTGCTTTTTTATAATAGTATAGAAGAGAGAAGATAGACAGACAAATAAATCGGTAGGtagatagatatatagataataatttcGTTTTCACGGGTATTAAACTATTTAATTTATTTGTAACACAAAGTTACTCCTTTAATTTATTATAGTACTTTCATAGTTCATTAACTTTAATTAATCTCGTAGATAGATTACCAAAACGGACGTTATACCATCACCAACAAGACAAAACAccctaatataattattaactCACTACTAACAACAAACTCTGATACATTCTTGGCGAACAAAaaggttcttcttcttctttctcatcTATGAGTTATGAATTTACGATTAATGATTTTTGATTTTTGATTATATGATTTGTGATCAATATACGTTTACATAcatataactctctctctctctctctctctctctctctctctctctctctctctctctcatttttACTATCTTTCAGTTCAATTCAATCAACCAACACTCCATTCTCAACTCATCCATCCATCAGGTAACGATTTCATTATacgttttctttttttcttttttttctttcctaATTTCCAGCGCTTTTTTTAATTGAATTTTGATCCCTACAGTTGATTAAAAAAATTTTAGAAGGAAATTAGCTCAATATAAGAACTAGTGTCACTGGGTAATCGATCGATATTGTTATGGCTGTTGTTGAGAACGGTGTATCCAATAATCAGGTTGAATCGAACGACGACGTTGATCATTCGGATTCCTCCATCTCGGTTTCTATGGAAAATGGAAATGGTAATTTAGGTAATGGAAATGATCATGTGGATGAAGGATTTCAGAAAGAAATGAGGGAATTGGAGATTATGTTTCCCAAATTGAACCCTATGGCTCAAGAATTTGTGCCTCCTTCATTATCATCAtcgaataataatcataaaaaaagtggtggtggtggtggtggtggtggtggtggtggtggtggtggtggtggtggtggtggtggtggtggtggtggtggtggtggtggtggtggtggtggtggtggtggtggtggtggtggtggtggtggtggtggtggtggtggtggtggtaggatTTTATTACAATCACCATCTGCTGCTGCTGTTGCCGCTCAGTTTGGTTATGCTGCTGCTGTTAATGATTTCTTACTTCAAACTAACCACCCGGCATTCGCTAACGTTAAAGTTTTGTTTCATAGGCCGGCAGATTACATAGAAACATTTCAAACTTTGCTCATTTTGCTATTACTAAAAAGTTCAAGTTTccttttttatatttaaaacttctACAGTTCACGTTTTATTGTATATGGTGACGAGTAACTGGTCTCGTCTTGGTAGCCACATGAGCTGTCATGTCACCAAATGTTTCTGTGTCACCAACAGACTGATTGTTGGTAATTTAAGAGTAAATGGCACCACAAAGTACCCAACTTTACTAATTTTCAATGGTTGGATACCCTGTGTCTTTTTGATGATTAAAAAGTAAGGTTCTTTTACTAACAAGAAAAGATCTTTTTACCTTTTGAAGCATCACAACACAATATTGCTTCCCCCCTTACTAAAGGTTCATTCTTGAAAAGAAACTTAAATACCGTATATTGACGAAAAATTGTGTAGCCAAAATGAGAATTTTGACAAAGTTGTGTAGCCTAATTGTAAAGATAAATTTATGTAAGTTTTTGACACATACAAAAAGAAGTTTATTTTAGTAAGGTACCTACAATGGCAAATGGTGAAAATTTTGATGCAGTACATTATTTCAATGTAGTTTGGCCTTGTTTTGTATATGTTCATTAAAACAAAAAGTTGAGGTTTTGTTTTGTCTATGCTGATTGTTTTTGGATTAAATTGTTTATGATTAGAAGAAGGGTAGTTTTGGTAATGGAAAACGGAGAATGAATAGCCGAACTAACATGGCACAACGAGAAGATGCGATTAAGAGAACAGTTCATGTGTCTGACATTGATCAGCAGGTAAATGAATGCTGACTCATATAATGCATTTCTATCAGTTGTTTACTAGTAGGATTTTTCTGGTTTTTGATCTTAAATAAATGGTGAGTTTCGCTTAGGTAACTGAAGAACAGCTTGCAGCACTTTTTATTAGTTGTGGACAGGTAAATACGTTATTCATGTCATCGTAGAAAGGCGTTTGTTTTTCCTCGcatatatcattttgacttctgtTTTTTCTTGTTTACATAATAGGTTGTTGATTGCCGTGTATGTGGCGACCCTAATTCTGTTCTTCGTTTTGCTTTTATCGAGTTTACTGATGAAGGTATGCAAATATAATGTTGCTAAATGTAGTTAGTACGTTGTGGGATTTGTGTTATGTTAGGTTTTGTGTTGCTGTATCTGCAGAAGGTGCAAGGAATGCATTAAGTCTTGCTGGAACAATGCTCGGGTTCTATCCTGTTAAGGTGCTGCCTTCAAAAACCGCAATTGCGCCAGTGAATCCCACTTTTCTGCCGCGAGTCAGattctttgactttgactttgacttctgAAAGTGATGGACAATGTACTTTTAGTTGTGCTAAACTGCTAACACTTTTATTCTTGTTTGTGTTTAGTCTGAGGATGAAAGGGAAATGTGTGCACGAACTATTTATTGTACTAATATTGATAAGAAGGTAGTTAAAAGTTTTTTTtccttttttcctttttttttccttttttttttttttttttatgcatTTGATGAACGTTAGTTTTGTAGCACTTATGTGATCACTATCTTGTTTGAATCAGGTTACACAGGCAGATGTCAAACTCTTCTTTGAATCACTTTGTGGAGAGGTTTACCGCCTGAGGTTGCTCGGGGACTATCATCATTCGTCTCGCATTGCATTTGTGGAGTTTGTTATGGTGATTTTTCTAAGCTTTTAGCTATATTGTTACTATGAATATTCAATTCATTTATTGAACATAGCATAATTATATGCTTGCTGGTGCTATATGCCATTATGAAGATGCTCTAttgatgaattattatattcataatgTTAGAACAGTCCTTTTCTAAAACATTCTTGTAATAGAATATTTTTTACCCAATttcaaaacattcttaaaataggaTTGTAATATGATCAAGATAACTTTCTTGAAATAGGATTGAGATCATATTACAATCCTATCTCAAAACATCAAATTAACTTTGGTGTTAATTTCTCTTTTCTTTTTGAAGATAAATTAGTCCCTTTGTTAATTTACGTTTGTCAGTAAGCTAATTTTTCCGAAGTTTTTGCTATAATATTCTCCAGACCTTTAACTCATTATCTCTGTTGGCAAGATGTGCATATTGGCTATTTCACCGTGTCTTCTGACTTCTAAGCTAATTAGCTAGCTCAAACTAAGATCATGGTTGCAAACGGTTGTTGCGGCGATTTGGTGGCTAGCACGTCCCGTTTCAACCAAAAACGTCTAATTAATCGGTTAACGCTGAAAAGTCATGTCAAAGTCGGTCATAAGTTGACTTTTTGTTTGGCCTTGTTCTAGTGTTAACGAAAATCCCAAATCCATTTAAAAATTAGTTGGAAAACACGCCGACTTACATAATATCCTTTAAAGATAAAATAATCATAGAAATTTGTTAAAAACCTATATATTTTTTAATCTAACACCACATCATcttatttgtaaatcatttatttttaaaatatttgtGTTATTTATgcttgatatatttatatttaatatatttttatttaaaagtcaacctTCGTCTCGACCGACTCGACCTTTCCAGGTCCAGACCGACTTGTCTCTGTCTCGCCTCTTATTCAACCTTGATTAAGAGTGTGTAGTGTAAAAGATAACTTTATGGTATGTGAGGAAATCTTCAACctagaggttgtgggttcaagACTCGTAGTAGGcaatgtgtatatataatatgtgTGTTTAAAATCTTAATAACACCCAATGCCGCCTTAGGTGGGGTATGGTGGATATTTCCCGCATTACTTTGCTTCACATCATCTGGGTTAGCTTTTTGATGCACTGGTGCTAACAATTGGTGTAAGGTGCCACATATTGCTAAGGCATCGTACATGCGCCGTAGATACGATTTGTCATTAGTAAGTGATGTAAGGTGCCCCACATATTGCTAAGGCACCTTACATGCGCTCTAGATAAGATTTGTTGTTAATAAGTGGTGTTAGGTGGCACATATTGCTAAGGCATCTTATATGCGCCATAGATAAAATTCGTTATTATTGTCCTAGCAAGGTTAGGTCTCTTTTGAAGCTTAATAAGAGGTGCAGCTTTGAAAACAACTTTAATTAACAGGTTATATATATCAATGGTCATTTAGTTAAGATTTAAATTTGAATGCTGACCTTCATTTGATTCTCAAACCATCACTAAGAGCCCAGTGGTTGCGGACCTGAGATTGTTGCAAGAGGTCTTAGGTTCAAATCTTGTTGTGGCTAGGGAATGGCTTGGAAACAGCCATGTATTAATATGGTAATGCCGCGTACATCCGAGTAATAAAATACTGCTCTCAACCTCATCACTTTTCACCTTCATTTGATACTCTATTTGAACACAAGGCTTGTTACAGTTTTTTCAGTCAATGATTTTTGTATTTGTGATTAGAGATATGAGTTAGTCATATTAGGTATTCAACAGATGGCTTACAAGTTTTCGCTGTGTTTTCCTTTATTTCTTATTGAACCAGAGATTCCGTGATGGTATGCCTGTTTAATGTTGGCTTGCTTTGTTTATTTTGGTGTTGTCGTTTTTTGGCCTGGTTTGTTGACTAGGAGGCATATCTTCTAGTCATTTCTGTACATTTGCATTGTAAATATTTTGACTTATAATATATTCtcctttaccaaaaaaaaaaaaattaggaaaAAAAAAGAAACTGGCTTTTACAttctatatttaatatttttgcaaGATACTAACATTAATCATGTGTTGGGTTGATGTTACAGGCTGAGAGTGCTATTGCAGCTTTGAACTGTAGTGGTGCGGTGTTGGGATCTTTACCAATAAGGTACTTTTATTCTGTTTCAAACACTTTCGTATCCACTGAATTGCCatgtttgaatatatatatatatatatatatatatatatatatatatatatatatatatatatatatatatatatatataggggtcaagggggaagtaaccaactGAGAGGAGGGGGgaagtaatttttatttactt
This genomic window from Rutidosis leptorrhynchoides isolate AG116_Rl617_1_P2 chromosome 2, CSIRO_AGI_Rlap_v1, whole genome shotgun sequence contains:
- the LOC139891799 gene encoding polyadenylate-binding protein-interacting protein 11 isoform X1 — its product is MANGENFDAVHYFNKKGSFGNGKRRMNSRTNMAQREDAIKRTVHVSDIDQQVTEEQLAALFISCGQVVDCRVCGDPNSVLRFAFIEFTDEEGARNALSLAGTMLGFYPVKVLPSKTAIAPVNPTFLPRSEDEREMCARTIYCTNIDKKVTQADVKLFFESLCGEVYRLRLLGDYHHSSRIAFVEFVMAESAIAALNCSGAVLGSLPIRVSPSKTPVRPRSPRPTIH
- the LOC139891799 gene encoding polyadenylate-binding protein-interacting protein 11 isoform X2, which codes for MNSRTNMAQREDAIKRTVHVSDIDQQVTEEQLAALFISCGQVVDCRVCGDPNSVLRFAFIEFTDEEGARNALSLAGTMLGFYPVKVLPSKTAIAPVNPTFLPRSEDEREMCARTIYCTNIDKKVTQADVKLFFESLCGEVYRLRLLGDYHHSSRIAFVEFVMAESAIAALNCSGAVLGSLPIRVSPSKTPVRPRSPRPTIH
- the LOC139891799 gene encoding polyadenylate-binding protein-interacting protein 11 isoform X3, translating into MAVVENGVSNNQVESNDDVDHSDSSISVSMENGNGNLGNGNDHVDEGFQKEMRELEIMFPKLNPMAQEFVPPSLSSSNNNHSGRILLQSPSAAAVAAQFGYAAAVNDFLLQTNHPAFANVKVLFHRPKKGSFGNGKRRMNSRTNMAQREDAIKRTVHVSDIDQQVTEEQLAALFISCGQVVDCRVCGDPNSVLRFAFIEFTDEEGARNALSLAGTMLGFYPVKVLPSKTAIAPVNPTFLPRSEDEREMCARTIYCTNIDKKVTQADVKLFFESLCGEVYRLRLLGDYHHSSRIAFVEFVMAESAIAALNCSGAVLGSLPIRVSPSKTPVRPRSPRPTIH